In the Sulfurovum sp. UBA12169 genome, ATTGACATTTGGTCTATGATGGTGTTTACAGTATCTTCATCATCCATAGGCACCTTTGCAAGTCCACAAAGAGTTTGTCTAAATGTACTTAAAAATCCTGATTTCACAGACGATTTAGAATGCTTTTGACTTATATGCCAATCAAGCCTTTGTCTCATGTTTTTAGCAATACCAACATATACAAAATATCCAAAACCATCTTTATATTCGCAGCCATCCATTGGTACATTAAGTAGATCAACCAAAGTCTGTGGCATATACCATTTATAGACACCTGGGTCAGTGGAGATTAAATTTAAGACCTCTTTATTTCTAAGTGTTTCAGCTAGCATAGTATTCCTTTTTTCTCCTACAAATCATAAAACTTATCAACAAACTTCACTATCTTGTCCAGTACCCTAGGAACGATGGTTCTACGTTCCATGTACTTTGGTGTAAAGTTCAACGTTTTGGCTACATCATCTTTTAGAGGCACTCTCTCTTCGTAGATGTAGGTATCGACTACTTTTCTGACCTCTACACAATTCAAGTTCTCTTCTTTGCATAGTGCATCATAAGCAATATCTTTTTCTTGCTCCCAGAACTTCTCAAACTCATTTTCAATGTTGTCTGAGTCATTTATGTGTAACATGTTTTCATTGATGAACTTTTCAATGAGCTCTTTTTTGCTTCTAAGATGCACTTGTCCTTCCATGATCCCAAGAATATTCTTTTTATGTGTCTCTTTATCTTGCTCATCCGCATCTTTGTATCTGGCAAGGAGTACCAGTATGTAAGTTACATTTATCTCATCTTTGTGTATCAGTTCCAGCTCAAAGTCTACATCTTCAAGGATGGATACTTTTTCGCTGCCTTCACCTCTTTCACCTTTTATCTTCTCGTACAAGTCAAGATACTTGGATTTATAGTCCTCAAACATCTGCTCACTCATGGACAGATCAGACCATTTAAAATCACTGAATCCTTCGAGAATGTTTTTTAGCCTCATTATCTCTCTAAAGGCTTTGATAAACTCCAACTGCTTCTCTTCACCTTGCTCTTTTAAAGTATCAACACTGTTTACACTAGGAGCTATTTTCATTAACTCCAAGAATGCTTCGTTAAATTTTGTTACGTACTCATCATACGGTTGCATCAAAATGATGTCTTTGGCATCTTTGTTTGAGAATAGGGCTATGGCATCATCAGTATTTTTCTTCAGGTTTCTAAAACAAACGATGTTGCCTTGCGATTTTTTCTCGTTGAGTATCCTGTTTGTTCTTGAAAATGCCTGTATAAGTCCATGATACTTTAGATTTTTATCTACATACAATGTGTTTAGTGAAGGACTGTCAAAGCCTGTTAAAAACATATTGACAACGAGAAGTATATCTATCTCTCTGTTTCTTACTTTCTTAGAGATGTCGTTGTAGTAGTTATAGAAGCTTTGAGAATCTCTTGTGCTGAATCTGGTGCCAAACATAGCGTTGTAGTCACCTATGTAGCCTTCAAGCTTGTCTCTGCTGTGTTGGTTGATATGTGACTCATCAATAGCAGCACCATCAGCTTCATCAATCTCATAAACACCATTGGCATCCTTGTCATCTTCATTTGCACTGTAAGAGAAGATGGTGGCTATTTTTAAATTATGCTTTTTGCTTTTGAAGAGTTCATAGTATCTTGTGAGCATATCGACACTGCTCACGCACATCATTGCCGTAAACTCCTTAGAATGCGTTTTTCTTGGGTGGTTAGCTATGATGTAGTCCGTTATCTTTTCTAGCCTCTGTGGGCTCTCTAGAAGCTCTTTAGTGTCTATGTCTTCTACATCTATGTCGATGTTAGTAGCACTGTCCTCTTTTTCTTTGTATCTACCCACATACTCCACCGAGAATTTTAAAACATTGTCATCACTGATGGCATCTGTGATCACATACTTATGCAGGCAATCATCAAAGAGTTCTCTGGTGGTTCTTTTTCCCAGTTTATTGCCTACTGCATTTTCAGCAAATATCGGAGTACCTGTAAAGCCTATCATCTGGTTTTTGGTGAAGAATTTGGTGATGTTCAGATGTGTCTCGCCAAACTGGCTTCTATGGCACTCATCAAAGATAAAGACGATGTGCTTGTCTTGAAGCTTCTTCATTCTTTCTAGGTACTGTTTCTTGCTTATGGCGGTGTTTAGTTTTTGGATAGTGGTGACGATGAGCTTTGTATCATCACCAAACTGCCTGACAAGGGCTTGGGTATTATCTGTTCCGTCAACCGAGCCGTCACTGAAGCTGTTGAACTCTTTGGTGGTTTGGTAGTCCAAGTCTTTTCTGTCGACCACAAACACCACTTTGTCAACATGAGGAAGTTTCATAAGTATCTGAGCTGTTTTAAAAGAGGTGAGGGTTTTACCACTACCTGTCGTGTGCCAGATGTAGCCATTTTTATTTGAATTCTGAACTCGGTCTATAATGGCTTCTGTGGCATGGAACTGATAGGGGCGCAGTACCATCAGTATCTTTGGTACTTGGGCGAGAACGATGTATTTACAGATCATCTTGGAGACATGGCATCTCTCTAAAAAGACATTGGTGAACTCTTCAATATTTGTGATGTTTTTGTTGTTTTTGTCTGCCCAGAAAAAGGTTTGCTTGAAGGATTGTTTACGGTTGTTGGAGTAGTATTTGGTATTTACCCCGTTACTTACGACAAATATCTGCACATAGTTAAACAGAGCATTATTAGAGCCATAAGAGTGTCTTTGATAACGGTTGATCTGGTTAAAGGCTTCTTTGATCTCCAAACCTCTTCGCTTTAGTTCTATCTGCACAAGCGGCAACCCGTTTATGAGTAGAGTCACATCATATCTATTTTTATACGAGCCATCTACTGTGACTTGATGTGTGACTTGAAAAAGGTTTTGGCACCAGTGCTCAGAGTCTAAGAACTCGATGTATTTGCTCGTGCCATCATCAAGAGGTAATACAAATTTATCTCTGAGTATCTTCGCCTTTTCAAACACGGAGCCTTTGTTTAAGTGGTTGAGCACTCTTTTAAACTCATTGTCGCTCATCGTGAAGGTATTGTGCTTTTCGAGTTGGGTTTTTAGGTTTGCTTCAAGGGCGGCATCATCTTTGATGCTGACACTCTCGTACTCTAAGCTTATGAGTTGTTTGACAAGGTTCTCTTCTAGTACAGCTTCGCTTTGCTTGCTCAACATAAATCCTTAGTTGTTATTTAAAAAATCCGATACAAAACCATTGTCTTTTAGAACTTTCATAATGCCCCTCAAAAGATAGTTATTCACAAATCTAATAGTATAAATCCTACCACCCTCAGTCACAGGTACAACAATGTTTTTGTCTTTGAGCTTACCCATAACCACCGCTTTTTTCTTTGAGTCTGTTATTCCTAAAAATTTCAGTTCCTCTGACTTCATCGCCATATCATCTTTGTTTATTAGATACTCTAATATTTTAAACTCTTGGTCTGTAATCTGTTTACTCTCTCGTGCCAGAATCAAAGTAGGTAAAAGGATTTGTTTTTTAACATACTCTTTATTGAGTAAGGAATCTATCTTTTCTATCTCATTTTTGAGTCCGAGAAGAAAGTATTCACACCAAGCTAAAATATCATCACTTTTGAGGGAATCTGCCAAAGAAAGCATGTCGTAGTATTTATCTCTATCTGTATAAAAGACAGATGAAGGATTGATGAGTCTTCCATTTTTGACTTGAAACCCTAGTTTGATTAAAAAAGCATAGTTGAGTAACCTGCCCATTCTACCGTTACCATTATCGAACGGGTGGATAAACTCAAATCTATGATGAGCAATGGCGACCATTAGAAGCTGATATTGCTCTTTGTGAGGAAAATTAATAAATTCAATGAATTTTTCAAAATACTCTCTTAAAACAAAATGATCTGGCGGAGTATGTCCAGAACTTTTTATCTTGACATTATGTGTTCGAAGTTCACCTGGATTTTTTGAACCTTCTCCACTTGGCGGTGGAGTTAGGTTTTTTGTCAAAATTTGATGAATTTCTGAAATAAATGCACGATTGAAAAGTGTGTCTTCATCTGTATGCTCTTCAATGAAATCGATGGCATTTTCCAAATTTTTAATTTCATCATCGCTTTCATCAGATACATTTTTTTCAATGATTTTTTCTACATATTCTGAAAGTGTTGTATTGTTCCCTTCTATTCTAGCTGAACCTAATGTTTCTAAAATGTGAAAAATATCTTTTAACTGAAAAAAAATGTGTGGGGGGACATCACCGCCAAGTCGCTTGGTTCTAAGTTTCTCTAAATCTAAAATAATATTGGCTAAATCACTACCCCAAGAAGGGTCTGGTATGATGATCTCTTTCATATTACTTCCTTTTTTATTTTTAGCTACTTCCAGTTTATGGATCAGAAGAGCCCATTATAACGCATATTTTATTATTTATTATTATTTTATTACTTGCCTTTTTTTAAGTGCACTACTTCCTCATGAGCGCTTTTTTCACACAAACATCTGCTGTAACAGAGCTTTTTTAAACTGTTTTGTAGATTCTAGCTGTTGCTCTATCTGTGAGATTTTTGTGTCTAGCGATGAGAGAAAATTTGCTATTTTTGTTTGTTCTTCAATGGATGATGGAATTGTTATTTTTATACCGCCCATAGTGTTATTCATCAACTTTGGGTTTCCGACATAGGAAACATGTTTTTTAGTAACAGAGTTTAAAATTTCGGCTATAAACTGATTGGCGTATCCTTTATCGCTTTTCAATACGCCACATACATTTGTACAATAGAACTTCCCTCGTCTTAAGTTTGCATCTCCCGCATTCGCTCCGTCTGTTGTCCAAGTTATGCAATCTTCAAATAAATATTCATTGTAATAGCCAGTTAACCCATTATTTTTAGTTTGAGATGAATACACTGGATATTGAAAATCATCATTTTTTTCTTGTGACATCATAGGAACAGCAAGGACATTCCCTCGAGTTATTTCAAAAATTTGACTTATTTTCCTCTCAACCCACTCCGAAAACTCACCCCCATCATCATCTCTAAACCGAATCTCTTGAGAGAATATCTTCTGCATCACACCTTTTTTGTACTGCTCAAGGAGTGCTTTCTTTTTGGTGAGCTGTTCTATCTTGGTATCTACTGAGGTTAGGAATGATGCTATCTTTTCTTGCTCTTGTTTTGAGGGTAAAGGTATAGGCATCTTTATAAAGTCATTATTAGTAATATTCATTCTATCGCTTCGTGCGCCATAATTTGCAATATTATTCATATACCTATGCCATTTTGTAGTATGAAAATACCTTTCTATAAAATCAAGATTTACAATTGTATCTTTTATTTTAAATACAGTATACAAGGGCGACATAACACCTGTGGCTAAATGATTTCTGTTTAATGGGCCTACCGGAGCAAAATTTGAAATTCTTGGATTGTAAATAAAATCATCTTTGTTGACAATATAATATCCTTCTAAATTATTTTGATTTGCTATGTCTTTATCAAAGTAATCTCTTTGAGACACTATTCCATTAATTGCTGAATTTGTAAAAACTTCATTAGACTGATTATCTTTATTCTTTTTGGCACTTCGAAAAGAAATACTTCCCAACCTCTTCTCTTCCCACTCTCCACTAAACTCTTTAAATCGTAACTTTGGCACATTCATCTTTTCGCTCATCTCAAACCTCAAAACGGCGTAGCGATACCAAGCTCACCGCAAAACTTTGCAATGTTCTCATCTGTTAGCTTTATCTCGCTCTCTAGGGCTCTAAGGTCGTTGGATACAGCTTCAAGGTCAATGGGCTCTTCCTCTTCAAAAGTATCTACATATCTAGGGATGTTTAAGTTGTAGTCATTCTCTTTTATCTCATCCATGGAAGCTAGGTACGAGTACTTCTCTATTTCACTTCGATTTTTGTACGTATCTACAATCTTTTCTATGTTCTCTTCAGTCATGTAGTTTTGGTTCTTCGCTTTCTCGAACTCATTGGAAGCATCGATGAAAAGCACATTTTCAGAGTCCTCTCTACACTTTTTAAATACCAAGATACAAGTAGGAATAGTAGTACCATAAAAGATATTTGCAGGCAGCCCTATAACGGCATCAAGGTAGTTTCTGTCTTCTATCAGGTACTTTCTTATATGCCCTTCAGCAGCTCCCCTAAAGAGTACCCCATGAGGAAGCACAACCGCCATAGTACCGTTATCATCTAGGTGATGTATCATATGTTGTACAAACGCGAAGTCTGCTTTGCTTGAGGGAGCCAATTTTCCATATTGTGAAAATCTATCATCACTCATGTGCAGAGGGTTTGCTGACCAGTTCGCTGAAAAAGGAGGATTGGCAACAATGGCTTCAAACTTATCATCCATGTGCTGAGGGTTCTCAAGTGTATCTTCTTGCTTGATGTCAAACTTTCTGTAATGGACATCGTGCATTATCATGTTCATACGGGCTAGGTTATAAGTGGTACGGTTAAGCTCTTGCCCGTAAAAGTTACTCACATCTTCAACCTCTTTAGCAACACGCAAAAGAAGCGAACCACTCCCGCAGGTTGGGTCATACACTGATTTGAGTTTAGTTTTTTTGTTAGTGACTATCTTTGCTAAGATTTTTGATACTTGTTGAGGAGTATAAAACTCCCCAGCCTTTTTACCAGCCCCAGAAGCGAACTGAGCAATTAAATATTCATAAGCATCACCGAGTACATCTCTGTTGGTATTTTCAAGCTCAAAGTTAATCTTGTCAAGGTGAGATAGTACTTTTGAGATGAGAGTGTTTTTGGCTTCTTCTGTTTTACCCAGTTTGGTAGAGGTCAAATCAAGGTCTTCAAACAGATGCCCAAAGTCATCTTCACTTTCATGTCCCATAGTGCTTTGCTCTATGTTCCTCAGTATCCCCGTAAGGTCTTCTAGGATGAAGTTATTTTTATCTGAGTTTCCTCTCTTGGCAACCGCAGAAAAAAGCTCAGAGGGCTTGAGAAAATAACCCAGTGACTCAATGGCATCTTCTTTGATAGCTTCAAGGATCTCTTTACCGTCTTCACTATTCTCATCAAGACTCGCATAAAGTAGTCCATCTTCTTTGAGTAGGTGGTCTGCATAGTTTTCTATCTTCTCAGAGAGGTACTTGTAAAAGATAAATCCAAGTATATAATCACGAAACTCATCAGCATCCATCTTGCCTCTAAGTGTATTCGCTATGTTCCAAAGTTGTTGTTCTAACGCTTTTTTTTGCTCTTCGCCCATATGCTTTTAGTCCCTGTTGTGTATACGTCTAAATATTTTACAGTAATTTAAAATAATGATGCTTTTTGCCTAGTATTTTTTTCAATTTTTATCAGTAATACGAAGATATGTTTCAAAGCACGCAATTTTTTACATAAATATGCACAAAAAAGAACAAAATCGTCACATTTTTTTAAGATGATTTGAAGAGTAGTGTAAATTTTAGCTCTTTTCAAACAGACACGAAAATAGCATTAAACACCGTAAATGCGTATACTTTTAAGGAGTTTTGCCTGTATTTTGTACCTAAAATTTGACACCTTTTCGCGAAGTTTTAAAAATTTTCTTTTTTGAAGGTTTTCAATAGGCTTTTTACTCTCTGGATATTACCTTCAGATGTATTAATAAAATAGGCAGTATGACGACCTATAAAGCTTGGAACACTAATAACATTTACTTTATATTTATGCCTAAGTTCATAGATTTCATTGCGTACCCTTGAACTAGTACCGTCAAGCTTACAAAAATGTCCTAATACGATGTCTCCATGATGCAAAGCTTTAAGTACCAAGTAAATCCTTTTTCTCATGCTATCTCCTTTCCATTTTGTAAGTATTAATGCAAAATCGCTGTACACCCCCAAAATAGGGGCTTAGCTGGGTGTTGCTGTGTAAAAAAGTATTATTAACTTACGCGCGCGTACGCGCGAGGCTAAATCTTTTCTATCTTCACGCTTACCCCTGTAGCTTTTTTGATGCTCTTTTGTATCTTTTCCGAAAGTTTGTCCAAATCTTTTAATTTGTATCCTTTCAGGTATGAGCCTTTAAAGACAAACTCTAATCTCATCACTACATCATCATTTTTAATTTTCTCTTTTTTGAATTTGTTGTAAATTTTAATATCCATCTTTTGGTTAGCTCCTTTCTCTTTTGGTGTTTTCCAGTAGGTCGTAAGTCCGTACCTAAACGGTTTTCTATTCTTGGACAATGCCTTTATAATGCCTTTGGGTATCTCTTCCAAATAATCTAGGGCTATGTCTATCCTTGTAACTCGCGCATACATCAATTGGTTTTCTAACTCTCTAAACGTTTGAAGCAAGAGGCGGGAACGTTCATTATACCCGTGAAGCCCTGCAAATTCTAAAGTTTGCCTATTCGGTGTAACTGAAAAGGTTTTAAGCGGTAATCTCAATCCCAAATAGGTGTGTATAATCTTGGCTTCCTTGATGTTCTGTTTCAAAGATTGTCCAAACGCATCACTCCATAAAATAGGACTGAATACCGCTTTACTCTTTACAGTTTGTACGCTATAATCTTGATGGTAAATGAAGACCGCTTCCAGCTGTTCTGCGCTAAGGTTTAGAGAGTCTATTTTAGCTCTCTTGTACCTCATAAGTATAGGGCTTCATGAGTGCCCTTACTTTGGCTTTAAAGTTCTTGTCCAGTCGATAAATACCGATACTGACTTTTTTGCCATTTCTTTTTGTGACTTCTTTTGTTTCAGTATAAAAAATAATATCTTTTACATAGTCATAATCCACTCTCAATAAAATAGAAAGTTTTATTCTTATTCGCTTTCTGATTACATCTGCTAAATTGATGTGCTCAAATATTTCTTTGGAATAAAAGCTACATAGTCTATTATCATCATTGAGTGCCATTGATAGAATACGCTTTTCAAGCGGTGTGAAATTGATATTTTTCATTTTTCACCCTCGATTGCAACCATGTTCGCTTCAATAAAGGCTTCAATATCGCTTCTTTTGTAGCGTATGTATTTTCCGATTTTAGAATAAGGCAGATTGATATTTGCCATTCTCCATTTTGCCAGCGTGCTTTTACTAATAAAGTACTTTTCGGTAACTAGGTGTGGTGTAAAATATTCTTCTTGAATATTCATGTTTATTTCTCCTAATAATTAAATTAGGAAGACGGCGGGGGTGTTCGTGAGTCCGTGGCAAGCATTGTTACTTTGACTATAAGCACAAAGAATTACACTAAACGTAATTTTTTTAACAATAGGCTAAGTTTCTATCGTGTACAATTTGTACAAATGGTAGTTTAATTACTATTTTGACGAAAACTTTCCAATCAGTTATATCTTATAGTCGCCAAACTTGAAAAGATATAATGACTTTCAGGACTCGCGGTAAACCTTTTACTGCCTTCCTGAGTGTATTATAATGGAAAAGTAATTGTTTTTATTTGATTTATTTCAAAGTAAAGTAATAATTCCCTTGTTGCTTTTATTCCACGTCCTCAAAATCAACGTCTATAACCTCATCTATCTTTTTATAGCCCTCTTGGCTGCTTTTGTAGTGATTGATAGATAGATACTTGTTAATCGTGTTCACGTCTTTATGTCCCAATATCCCGCTCAAAACAACCGCTTCTGTTTTTTGTTCTGCCAGCATGGATACTAAAATGTTCCGCATGTAGTGTGGGCTTAGCTTATCAAATTTTTCAAGTTCGAGATTTGCAAAGATCAATCCTTTTTTCGTTCCGTTGTATCGCTCTAAAATCTCTTTTAATTCGCCCGTAAAGGTATCGTTCCATCTTAACCCCTCTATGTATTCAATCTTCTTTTCTTTGGCTTTAAGCACCGTGTAGGCTTGATATAACGGGTTATCGTTGCAATGCTTCAAAGCAAGATACTTAATGAGATTTCTCATCTGCCTATCAATGTTTGATATTTTTTTTCCAGTCGTCGGGCTTTTAAACACTAAGCCTCTTTTGGTATCGTTTATTTTTAATAGCGGCTCTTTGATAAAAGACGGTAATTCGTATTTTTGTTTATCGTCGTTTTTTGTATCCTCTATCCAGTAGTAATTATTTGTAAAGTCGATATTCTCCCATTTAAGCGTTAATACTTCTGTCTTTCTTCTGCCAGTAAAGCTAAACAAAAAGAGGGCTTTATAAAATGGCTCATCCTTGTATAGCGTGATGATGCCTTGATACACTTGGTTGAATAGTTCTGTCGCATCTGTGACTATCTTCTTTTGGTTTGGCACTTTTACCGTTATCCATGCCGCGGGGTCTTCCTTTAAGTATTTATTTTTCATGGCAAATCTAAAAAGGGGCTTCAGCACTTCCAGTACGGTCTTTTGTGTTCGCGGTTTTAACCCTCGTTCTCCCATATCATGCAAAATCTTTTTAATGTCCATTTCTCTTAATTTGTCTATCTTCTTTTTTCCGATAGCGTTCTTGATGTAGAGGTTATAAATATACTGTTGCTTTTTTGTCCATGATTTCGTTTTATCCAGCGTTTCAAAGTAAAAATCAAAGAGCTTATCAAGGTTAATATTTGATGATGAGGTGTAGCCCGCTTCAATGTCTGTTTTAATCCGTTCGAGTTTGTCTTTTGCTTTTTTGTCCGTTAGTTTGTCGGTTTCGCTGTGTCCTAAAATCTTTTTTTGTAATTTTCCGTCTATTTTGCACCACATGAGATATTTATATCCCTTTGTGTTGTCTTTGGTTTTACTTTTATAAAGGCCAGGATATTTTGTCTGCTTAAAGTCTTTTAAATCAATAGCCATTTTTTTACCTCTCATTTGGGGGATACTTTGGGGGATACCAGCATGCGGAATTATTATACATTCTAAGAAATTAATATAAACTTCAAAGCCCGTAAATACGTGGGGTTTTACATGATGATAGATTGTAGTAAATCAATAGTAACTAAGTTCGAGTCCTCTCATCCGCACCATCTTATACTTCAATACAATCTAACAAAATCTAAAATATCTTATAAAATCCCCTTAAATACGAGCTTTGAAGCCTATTGTTAATTTATTACAGTCTAACTTAATTCAACAGAAGCTATAATTTTTTACGGTAACTCACGCCAATTCTAATCACAAGTGCAATTCCACCTCAATCAAGCAGATAGAACTTTCGTAAATTCTTTTAATTTTTTGAATGTTGTTTTTTATTAGCCTCTCACAATTACTTCTCAGAAATTACACTTATTGTTAGATAAAATAAATCTCTTTGGCAGCTATGCCAAAAAACCCAAACTCTTGTAGGGCAGTGTGGGGGATGCATCATTTTGCTCAAAAAAAGAGTAAAGGTGCTTTTTGGAACACCAAAATGCCCAAAAATAATCTTTTTTCATCACAAAAAATATAAAACTTTACGACTTATGTGGTCGAGGTGAAGTTTTCGAGAATTTGCACAGGTGTAATTTCTTATCAAAAATAATAGTATAATGATTTTATTATTCCAATGTTAGGATGTGAGGATGGATAAGACATTTGTTTTGTTTGTGGTTGTGGGGATAGGGTTTATTTATTTTATAACTTCTTTTATAGGCGAAATACAAAAAGAAGATGACAAATTTAGTAACACTGAATATGCACTGAAGCATAAATATGATAAATATTACAGTTTAGATAGTGTAGGCAGAGATATTTTAATATTTGCGGATGCAGACGAAAAAATACAAATCGAAGCATGGCAACACAGCAAACTAAAAAAAGAATTTCTAAAGCTTTTCCCTGATTTTGGTGAAATGAAACGTTTTGCAAATGAAAGAATCAGGGGTGATTTGTTTCAGACAAAACTTTTAAATGTGATCAATGAAACAGAAGGTCAATTTTTTGAAGGTACATTAAACGCAGAACAAGCCAAACAAAAGCTTGACTTGTTGAAGTAGTTTTTATTTAGACTGGATCCTTGTGCTATTGGTAGCAAGGATCGGTCATCTTATTTCTGTCCGCATACAAATATACCTCTACGCGTCTGTTGAGCGCTCTATTTGCTGCAGTATCATTCGGAGCTATAGCTTTATTGTAAGAACATCCTTTGGTTAAAGGACGGCCGTTCACAGCAAGTATATTGGCTACAGAGGCCGCTCTTCTTTCTGAAAGTCCTTGGTTGTACTCATAGCTTCCTTGGTTATCGGTAAAGCCTGCGACTCCCACTACGGTTTGCGGATAGTTTTGCAAGAGCTGTGCAACTTTGTTTACTTT is a window encoding:
- a CDS encoding cell filamentation protein Fic, translated to MKEIIIPDPSWGSDLANIILDLEKLRTKRLGGDVPPHIFFQLKDIFHILETLGSARIEGNNTTLSEYVEKIIEKNVSDESDDEIKNLENAIDFIEEHTDEDTLFNRAFISEIHQILTKNLTPPPSGEGSKNPGELRTHNVKIKSSGHTPPDHFVLREYFEKFIEFINFPHKEQYQLLMVAIAHHRFEFIHPFDNGNGRMGRLLNYAFLIKLGFQVKNGRLINPSSVFYTDRDKYYDMLSLADSLKSDDILAWCEYFLLGLKNEIEKIDSLLNKEYVKKQILLPTLILARESKQITDQEFKILEYLINKDDMAMKSEELKFLGITDSKKKAVVMGKLKDKNIVVPVTEGGRIYTIRFVNNYLLRGIMKVLKDNGFVSDFLNNN
- a CDS encoding deoxyribonuclease HsdR; the encoded protein is MSKQSEAVLEENLVKQLISLEYESVSIKDDAALEANLKTQLEKHNTFTMSDNEFKRVLNHLNKGSVFEKAKILRDKFVLPLDDGTSKYIEFLDSEHWCQNLFQVTHQVTVDGSYKNRYDVTLLINGLPLVQIELKRRGLEIKEAFNQINRYQRHSYGSNNALFNYVQIFVVSNGVNTKYYSNNRKQSFKQTFFWADKNNKNITNIEEFTNVFLERCHVSKMICKYIVLAQVPKILMVLRPYQFHATEAIIDRVQNSNKNGYIWHTTGSGKTLTSFKTAQILMKLPHVDKVVFVVDRKDLDYQTTKEFNSFSDGSVDGTDNTQALVRQFGDDTKLIVTTIQKLNTAISKKQYLERMKKLQDKHIVFIFDECHRSQFGETHLNITKFFTKNQMIGFTGTPIFAENAVGNKLGKRTTRELFDDCLHKYVITDAISDDNVLKFSVEYVGRYKEKEDSATNIDIDVEDIDTKELLESPQRLEKITDYIIANHPRKTHSKEFTAMMCVSSVDMLTRYYELFKSKKHNLKIATIFSYSANEDDKDANGVYEIDEADGAAIDESHINQHSRDKLEGYIGDYNAMFGTRFSTRDSQSFYNYYNDISKKVRNREIDILLVVNMFLTGFDSPSLNTLYVDKNLKYHGLIQAFSRTNRILNEKKSQGNIVCFRNLKKNTDDAIALFSNKDAKDIILMQPYDEYVTKFNEAFLELMKIAPSVNSVDTLKEQGEEKQLEFIKAFREIMRLKNILEGFSDFKWSDLSMSEQMFEDYKSKYLDLYEKIKGERGEGSEKVSILEDVDFELELIHKDEINVTYILVLLARYKDADEQDKETHKKNILGIMEGQVHLRSKKELIEKFINENMLHINDSDNIENEFEKFWEQEKDIAYDALCKEENLNCVEVRKVVDTYIYEERVPLKDDVAKTLNFTPKYMERRTIVPRVLDKIVKFVDKFYDL
- a CDS encoding type I restriction-modification system subunit M produces the protein MGEEQKKALEQQLWNIANTLRGKMDADEFRDYILGFIFYKYLSEKIENYADHLLKEDGLLYASLDENSEDGKEILEAIKEDAIESLGYFLKPSELFSAVAKRGNSDKNNFILEDLTGILRNIEQSTMGHESEDDFGHLFEDLDLTSTKLGKTEEAKNTLISKVLSHLDKINFELENTNRDVLGDAYEYLIAQFASGAGKKAGEFYTPQQVSKILAKIVTNKKTKLKSVYDPTCGSGSLLLRVAKEVEDVSNFYGQELNRTTYNLARMNMIMHDVHYRKFDIKQEDTLENPQHMDDKFEAIVANPPFSANWSANPLHMSDDRFSQYGKLAPSSKADFAFVQHMIHHLDDNGTMAVVLPHGVLFRGAAEGHIRKYLIEDRNYLDAVIGLPANIFYGTTIPTCILVFKKCREDSENVLFIDASNEFEKAKNQNYMTEENIEKIVDTYKNRSEIEKYSYLASMDEIKENDYNLNIPRYVDTFEEEEPIDLEAVSNDLRALESEIKLTDENIAKFCGELGIATPF
- a CDS encoding excisionase, encoding MNIQEEYFTPHLVTEKYFISKSTLAKWRMANINLPYSKIGKYIRYKRSDIEAFIEANMVAIEGEK
- a CDS encoding restriction endonuclease subunit S, giving the protein MSEKMNVPKLRFKEFSGEWEEKRLGSISFRSAKKNKDNQSNEVFTNSAINGIVSQRDYFDKDIANQNNLEGYYIVNKDDFIYNPRISNFAPVGPLNRNHLATGVMSPLYTVFKIKDTIVNLDFIERYFHTTKWHRYMNNIANYGARSDRMNITNNDFIKMPIPLPSKQEQEKIASFLTSVDTKIEQLTKKKALLEQYKKGVMQKIFSQEIRFRDDDGGEFSEWVERKISQIFEITRGNVLAVPMMSQEKNDDFQYPVYSSQTKNNGLTGYYNEYLFEDCITWTTDGANAGDANLRRGKFYCTNVCGVLKSDKGYANQFIAEILNSVTKKHVSYVGNPKLMNNTMGGIKITIPSSIEEQTKIANFLSSLDTKISQIEQQLESTKQFKKALLQQMFV